In Paraburkholderia aromaticivorans, a single window of DNA contains:
- a CDS encoding M24 family metallopeptidase: MTNGVGGSDQQTALARLLPCASEVEEISAVEHLTRISKLQRNMTDAGVDAVYVNAGTNLLYFTGIEWHSSERLLGAIIPAKGSLTYIAPWFEERTLRDRMKVEREVICWHEDESAYVAFYKALLAIGIAPVHGSRAKIAICGTASASVYFGLKELSENYELVCADALIGSLRKNKSRTEIAIMQAAKDMTLQVQWAAASILREGISTVDVCDFIDRAHRKVGAAGSHFCIVLFGEATSYPHGVKEPQVLKRNDVVLIDTGCKYKNYVSDITRTYVFGDANDRQRFVWNAEKAAQAAAFDAAQLGVSCAAVDRAARRCLETYGFGPGYQLPGLPHRTGHGIGLDLHEAPYLVGNDETLLEVGMCFSNEPMICIPGEFGVRHEDHFYVTEEGPKWFTRPAYSIDDPFRVA, from the coding sequence ATGACAAACGGCGTAGGTGGTAGTGATCAGCAAACGGCATTGGCGCGACTCTTGCCGTGTGCGAGCGAGGTTGAGGAAATCAGTGCAGTTGAACATCTGACGCGGATAAGTAAATTGCAGAGAAATATGACGGATGCTGGCGTCGATGCGGTTTACGTCAATGCGGGGACTAATCTGCTTTATTTCACTGGAATAGAATGGCACTCCAGTGAAAGGCTTCTTGGTGCCATCATCCCTGCGAAGGGGAGTTTGACCTACATCGCACCGTGGTTCGAGGAAAGGACGTTGCGCGATCGCATGAAGGTTGAACGCGAGGTCATCTGCTGGCACGAAGACGAAAGTGCGTATGTGGCATTTTATAAAGCCTTGCTTGCAATCGGCATAGCGCCAGTTCACGGAAGTCGCGCGAAAATTGCTATATGCGGAACCGCCTCCGCATCGGTTTATTTTGGATTGAAGGAATTATCGGAGAATTATGAATTAGTCTGCGCCGACGCTTTGATTGGGTCTTTGAGAAAGAACAAATCGCGCACGGAGATTGCAATCATGCAGGCCGCTAAAGACATGACTTTGCAGGTTCAGTGGGCGGCGGCAAGCATTTTGCGCGAGGGAATTAGCACGGTGGATGTTTGTGACTTCATAGACCGGGCACATCGAAAAGTTGGCGCAGCAGGATCACATTTCTGCATCGTTTTGTTTGGGGAGGCAACATCCTATCCACATGGGGTCAAAGAGCCGCAAGTTCTCAAACGCAATGACGTGGTCCTGATCGACACCGGCTGCAAGTACAAGAACTATGTTTCGGATATCACGCGCACCTATGTTTTCGGTGATGCAAACGATCGGCAGCGATTTGTGTGGAACGCAGAAAAGGCAGCACAAGCAGCTGCTTTTGATGCGGCACAGTTGGGTGTTTCATGTGCCGCGGTCGATCGCGCGGCGAGACGTTGCCTGGAAACTTATGGATTCGGCCCTGGCTATCAACTGCCGGGTCTGCCGCATCGGACTGGCCACGGCATTGGCCTCGACTTGCATGAGGCGCCGTATCTGGTGGGGAACGACGAAACGCTGCTGGAAGTTGGGATGTGTTTTAGCAATGAACCCATGATCTGCATTCCCGGCGAATTTGGAGTGAGGCACGAAGATCACTTCTACGTGACCGAGGAGGGACCGAAGTGGTTTACCCGACCCGCATATTCCATCGACGATCCTTTTCGCGTCGCGTAG
- a CDS encoding DUF4148 domain-containing protein, giving the protein MKSIIKAFAIAALIAAPLASFAQSSQPVTRAQVREELAQLEKAGYNPNDWLNYPANIQRAEAIVAQQNSDNTAYGADTSSTSQSGK; this is encoded by the coding sequence ATGAAGTCGATCATCAAGGCCTTTGCCATTGCAGCCCTCATCGCTGCTCCGCTCGCTTCGTTTGCGCAGTCGAGCCAGCCCGTGACGCGCGCGCAAGTCCGCGAAGAACTTGCCCAGCTTGAAAAAGCTGGCTACAACCCGAACGACTGGCTGAACTACCCGGCAAACATTCAGCGCGCTGAAGCCATCGTCGCGCAACAGAACAGCGACAACACTGCTTACGGCGCCGATACCAGCAGCACATCGCAATCGGGCAAGTAG
- a CDS encoding IS30 family transposase — protein MHERTQYQQLQPEERLIIASLHLQGSSIRAMARILGRSPATVSRELTRNSSPAGYASVPAEALRAARRSAGRRPTKLCLQSVCWRIVLTLLEWKWSPQQISGTLKRMYPTDPTQQVSHETIYTAIYAQPRGELRRQLIACLRHGHSTRMPRTRGTDRRGQIPDMVSIHVRPPEIEDRLLPGHWEGDFIKGAGNQSSVGVLVERTSRLVLLAKMEDATAASALAGFSVKLNSIVAPLRQSFTYDQGKEMSRHKELTAATGVQVYFCDPHSPWQRGTCENTNGLLRQYLPKGTDLSVYSQDELDAIADSLNSRPRATHDFHSPFEVFAATLASASQPQGSKH, from the coding sequence ATGCACGAAAGAACTCAGTACCAGCAACTTCAACCTGAAGAGCGCCTCATCATTGCAAGCCTGCATCTACAGGGTTCGAGTATCCGGGCCATGGCCCGGATACTCGGGCGCTCGCCGGCCACCGTTAGCCGTGAACTGACGCGAAACAGCTCTCCTGCGGGTTACGCATCGGTGCCGGCTGAAGCGCTCCGCGCCGCACGCCGCAGCGCGGGCCGCCGCCCCACAAAGCTTTGCCTGCAAAGCGTTTGCTGGCGCATTGTTCTTACCCTGCTCGAGTGGAAATGGTCACCCCAGCAGATATCGGGCACACTCAAGCGTATGTATCCGACTGACCCGACCCAGCAGGTTTCGCACGAAACCATCTACACGGCCATCTACGCCCAGCCGCGCGGCGAACTGCGCAGACAGCTCATTGCCTGTCTGCGCCATGGTCACAGCACGCGTATGCCGCGCACACGGGGCACAGACCGACGCGGACAGATTCCGGACATGGTCAGTATTCATGTGCGGCCGCCCGAAATCGAGGACCGGCTGCTGCCTGGACACTGGGAAGGCGACTTCATCAAGGGGGCTGGCAACCAGTCCTCGGTAGGCGTTCTGGTCGAACGGACCAGCCGCCTGGTGCTGCTCGCAAAGATGGAAGATGCCACCGCAGCGTCGGCGCTGGCGGGCTTCTCCGTCAAGCTCAATTCGATTGTCGCGCCACTACGGCAGAGCTTCACCTACGACCAGGGCAAAGAAATGTCGCGCCATAAAGAGCTCACCGCCGCGACCGGCGTGCAGGTGTACTTCTGCGACCCGCACAGTCCATGGCAAAGGGGCACCTGCGAAAACACCAACGGGCTGCTGCGACAGTATCTGCCCAAAGGCACCGACCTTTCTGTCTACAGTCAGGACGAACTCGACGCCATCGCCGACAGTCTGAACAGCCGGCCTCGTGCGACTCACGACTTCCATTCACCATTCGAGGTCTTCGCCGCGACCCTTGCATCAGCAAGCCAACCTCAAGGCTCTAAACATTAA
- the istB gene encoding IS21-like element helper ATPase IstB: protein MMMHHTLAHLRSLKLEGLAGALEEQLIQPGLANLSFEERLTMLVDREVHHRNERKLMRLLKNARLKYGQATLEDLDSRAGRGVDRSQIMSLALGEWVSAGHCILITGPTRVGKSWLACALAQYACRRGHSALYQRVPRLPEELRIRHGSGAFGKWLLQLAKTDVVVLDDWGMGAIDSMTRSDLLEVVDDRAGRKATIITSQLPIEHWHAWIGDATIADAMLDRLMQHHHRITLTGDSLRSRKAQPAQGSEAGIAAPIVVGTQG from the coding sequence ATGATGATGCATCACACCCTGGCCCACCTGCGCAGCCTGAAACTGGAGGGCCTCGCCGGCGCGCTGGAGGAACAACTCATCCAGCCGGGACTGGCGAACCTGAGCTTCGAGGAACGGCTCACGATGCTGGTGGACCGCGAGGTCCACCACCGCAACGAGCGCAAGCTGATGCGCCTGTTGAAGAACGCGCGGCTCAAATATGGACAGGCGACGCTGGAAGATCTCGACAGCCGGGCCGGCCGGGGCGTCGACCGCTCGCAGATCATGAGCCTGGCCCTGGGCGAGTGGGTCAGCGCCGGCCACTGCATCCTGATCACCGGACCGACGCGCGTCGGCAAGTCCTGGTTGGCTTGCGCACTGGCGCAGTATGCGTGCCGGCGCGGCCACTCCGCGCTGTATCAACGCGTGCCACGCCTGCCGGAAGAGCTGCGCATCCGCCACGGCAGCGGGGCGTTCGGCAAATGGCTGCTTCAACTGGCCAAGACCGACGTCGTCGTCCTGGACGACTGGGGCATGGGTGCCATCGACAGCATGACCCGCTCCGACCTGCTGGAAGTCGTCGACGACCGGGCCGGGCGCAAAGCCACCATCATCACATCACAACTGCCGATCGAGCACTGGCACGCGTGGATCGGCGACGCCACGATAGCCGATGCCATGCTCGACCGGCTGATGCAGCACCATCACCGCATTACGCTGACCGGCGATTCGCTGCGCTCGAGAAAGGCCCAGCCAGCACAGGGTAGCGAAGCAGGCATCGCCGCACCGATCGTCGTTGGCACACAGGGATAA
- a CDS encoding 3-keto-5-aminohexanoate cleavage protein, which yields MNFLDGSLYPENQQPLIITAAPYAPGWLPSDFPEDIPVTMEEQIQKAVDCYNAGATVLHLHVRELDGKGSKRLSKFNELIAGVRARVPEMIIQVGGSISFAPETEGAAAQWLSDDTRHMLAELDPKPDQVTVTINTSQMNVTEHAELADFKGTSRENPAIYNAYKEMTVPAQPGWAEEHIRRLSEAGIQSAFQCYNINSFESVERLIRRGIYKGPLVMNWVAISGGMDAPNIYNLANFVRATPDGAVLTVESSVRNVLPVNMMGIALGLHVRCGTEDCLWNQTRTKKMSTVEQIEQLVRISREFGRKVATAQQAREISKIGVFYDTAEETLLANGFAPNRNGGNQGFLRKAV from the coding sequence ATGAACTTTCTCGACGGTTCGCTGTACCCTGAAAACCAGCAACCTCTGATCATCACGGCCGCGCCCTATGCCCCAGGGTGGCTGCCCTCCGACTTTCCTGAGGACATCCCTGTCACGATGGAGGAGCAGATCCAGAAGGCCGTGGATTGCTATAACGCCGGTGCCACTGTGCTGCACCTGCACGTGCGCGAACTCGACGGGAAGGGCAGCAAGCGCCTGTCGAAGTTCAACGAGCTGATCGCCGGCGTGCGCGCCCGCGTACCCGAGATGATCATCCAGGTGGGCGGCTCGATCAGCTTCGCGCCGGAGACCGAAGGTGCCGCAGCCCAATGGCTGAGCGACGACACGCGCCACATGCTGGCCGAACTCGATCCCAAGCCCGACCAGGTCACGGTGACGATCAACACCTCGCAGATGAACGTCACCGAACATGCGGAGCTGGCGGATTTCAAGGGCACGTCGAGAGAAAATCCTGCGATCTACAACGCCTACAAGGAGATGACGGTGCCGGCTCAGCCCGGCTGGGCCGAGGAGCACATTCGCCGTCTGAGCGAAGCCGGCATTCAGAGCGCCTTTCAGTGCTACAACATCAACAGCTTCGAGTCGGTGGAGCGGCTGATTCGGCGTGGCATCTATAAGGGCCCACTGGTGATGAACTGGGTGGCGATCAGCGGCGGGATGGACGCTCCGAATATCTACAACCTGGCCAACTTTGTGCGCGCTACGCCGGACGGCGCGGTGCTGACAGTCGAGAGCTCAGTGCGCAATGTGCTGCCGGTCAACATGATGGGCATTGCTCTGGGCCTGCACGTGCGCTGCGGCACCGAGGACTGTCTCTGGAACCAAACGCGCACGAAGAAGATGAGCACGGTCGAGCAGATCGAGCAACTGGTGCGCATCTCGCGCGAGTTCGGCCGCAAGGTGGCCACCGCCCAGCAGGCGCGCGAAATCAGCAAGATCGGTGTGTTCTACGACACGGCGGAGGAGACCCTGCTGGCCAACGGCTTCGCGCCCAATCGCAACGGTGGTAACCAGGGCTTCCTGCGCAAGGCTGTCTGA
- the tnpA gene encoding IS66 family insertion sequence element accessory protein TnpA: MDDTTGEALPTGARRPRQGEAFWREMVMAWTTSGLGLRRFCREQGLAVSTFGLWRKKLSGEVRADAHPLAVTPDAAFIVSRPDTAPATPAPPSTADALSSSRDRVTLSLAGVRIELTGAHAERIVRFVLGQLGGSRC; the protein is encoded by the coding sequence ATGGACGACACAACGGGCGAGGCCCTCCCGACAGGCGCACGACGCCCCCGGCAAGGTGAAGCATTCTGGCGCGAGATGGTCATGGCATGGACCACAAGCGGACTGGGCCTTCGACGTTTCTGTCGTGAACAGGGGCTCGCCGTTAGTACCTTCGGCCTGTGGCGCAAGAAGCTCTCTGGCGAGGTACGAGCAGACGCGCACCCGCTCGCGGTCACCCCGGACGCGGCATTTATCGTTTCCCGTCCGGACACCGCACCAGCCACTCCTGCGCCACCGTCGACGGCGGACGCTTTGTCGTCTTCGCGTGATCGGGTGACGTTGTCGCTCGCCGGTGTTCGCATCGAGCTGACCGGTGCTCATGCCGAGCGCATCGTGCGTTTCGTGCTCGGACAGCTCGGAGGTAGCCGGTGCTGA
- a CDS encoding MFS transporter yields the protein MHVIPDGPEARNNDDYLTNRRQAWFAFALTFALMMFDFIDRQVIVSLFPHIKSEWHLSDKQLGSLVSIISIVVGAGGLPVALVADRMGRVKSIVVMAIAWSLATISCMFTANYSQLFVARAMVGVGETGYGSVGAALISTLFPKRLRSAVLGAFFAAPSLGSVLGVVLGGMIAARWGWKAAFGVVGVPGLVLALLYLLVRDYKTVALTPASDQVTQSLGGTLKHIFGTLARTRTLLWLCAGAAAELITVSAIWSWLPSYLNRFHGMAPEAAGKAAAAVVLVGAFSCTFWGIVVGRLAVRTPRNKLPALSVLCLVTSVIFMVAFGGTYTGDAQFKLILFGAFFMNCTVGVVAGVAMDVIHPGVRSTGAAVLSLFQNVFGLAVGPFLAGVLSDQWGLQHALTLIPLCSVLAAVFFVIAMRSYDADAARISDVKLDVAPALAGTLRTGAAT from the coding sequence ATGCACGTGATACCCGATGGCCCGGAGGCTCGCAACAACGACGACTACCTGACGAACAGGCGGCAAGCCTGGTTTGCATTTGCGCTGACCTTCGCGCTCATGATGTTCGATTTTATCGACCGACAGGTGATCGTCTCGTTATTTCCTCACATCAAGAGCGAATGGCATCTGAGTGACAAGCAGTTGGGTTCCCTGGTTTCCATCATCTCCATCGTCGTCGGGGCGGGCGGATTGCCGGTAGCACTGGTGGCCGACCGCATGGGCCGTGTGAAAAGCATCGTGGTGATGGCGATTGCATGGAGCCTGGCCACTATCTCGTGCATGTTCACGGCCAATTACAGTCAATTGTTTGTCGCGCGTGCGATGGTGGGGGTTGGTGAAACCGGCTATGGCTCAGTAGGAGCGGCCCTTATCTCGACACTGTTTCCGAAGCGCTTGCGCAGCGCCGTGCTCGGCGCCTTCTTCGCTGCTCCATCGCTGGGTTCAGTGCTCGGCGTGGTGTTGGGCGGCATGATCGCGGCCAGGTGGGGCTGGAAGGCCGCCTTTGGTGTGGTCGGTGTACCTGGGCTCGTGCTGGCATTGCTTTATCTGCTCGTGCGCGACTACAAGACGGTGGCACTGACGCCAGCCTCGGACCAGGTGACCCAGTCGCTGGGTGGGACGCTCAAGCACATCTTTGGCACGCTGGCGCGCACGCGCACGCTGCTGTGGCTTTGTGCCGGAGCGGCGGCAGAATTGATTACCGTGTCGGCCATCTGGTCGTGGCTGCCCAGCTACCTGAATCGTTTCCACGGCATGGCCCCGGAGGCTGCGGGCAAGGCCGCAGCGGCGGTGGTATTGGTCGGCGCCTTTAGCTGCACGTTCTGGGGCATTGTGGTGGGACGCCTGGCAGTTCGCACACCGCGCAACAAGCTGCCCGCGCTGTCCGTGCTGTGCCTGGTCACATCGGTGATCTTCATGGTGGCTTTTGGCGGCACATACACGGGCGATGCACAGTTCAAGCTGATCCTTTTTGGCGCTTTTTTCATGAACTGCACCGTCGGTGTGGTTGCCGGCGTTGCGATGGACGTCATTCACCCAGGTGTGCGCTCTACCGGCGCGGCCGTCCTTTCCCTGTTTCAAAACGTGTTTGGCCTGGCCGTGGGTCCGTTCCTGGCGGGTGTCCTGTCCGACCAATGGGGTTTGCAGCACGCACTGACATTGATTCCTCTGTGCAGCGTATTGGCCGCGGTGTTTTTTGTCATCGCAATGCGCAGTTACGACGCCGATGCGGCCCGGATCTCCGATGTGAAGCTGGATGTGGCGCCAGCCCTCGCCGGCACCCTGAGAACCGGCGCTGCGACCTGA
- a CDS encoding site-specific integrase — translation MSDQQTRHETLLSKLEQHLVAERYCVHIRNRYLAVAANFLRFLDRRRIRVEAARAADISAYLQCELRRFRRHRGHSPVSLRGWEASHTTGIHQLLRLAIGKWPRDPIPSSVNARFDRTLCMEYGQWLREWRGLAAETVDGLLAEAQRFLCSNGRCKGAETLMHMTVSDIDAYLQSRVSSLRRVSRKSIALLLRSFIRYLYETGRTDRDLSRFIIVPTTYAYESIPSALSPADISAVLGSTRQDRSPIGLRDYAILMMLSTYGLRAGEVTRLRLEDIDWRSDRFYVRHTKTGSQSVLPLLPSVGDALLDYLRRGRPASDVREIFVRARAPYRGFHSGSSLYTPVRRRLEAAGIYPAGKRGPHAFRHARAVSLLRAEVSVKGIGDLLGHRSAGSTAAYLKLATEHLRGVALEVPNMEKQP, via the coding sequence ATGTCCGATCAGCAAACAAGGCACGAAACGCTGCTCAGCAAACTCGAACAACATCTGGTAGCCGAGCGATATTGTGTCCACATCCGCAATCGCTATCTGGCGGTCGCGGCAAACTTCCTTCGATTTCTCGATAGACGACGAATACGCGTTGAGGCGGCGAGGGCAGCAGACATATCGGCGTATCTTCAATGTGAACTTCGACGCTTCCGGCGCCACCGCGGGCACTCGCCAGTTTCGCTGCGGGGCTGGGAAGCTTCTCATACCACCGGCATTCATCAGTTGCTGCGATTGGCCATTGGCAAGTGGCCGCGCGATCCAATTCCTTCCAGTGTGAATGCAAGATTTGATCGGACACTGTGCATGGAATACGGTCAATGGCTTCGGGAGTGGCGGGGACTGGCAGCCGAAACGGTCGACGGTCTTCTTGCCGAAGCACAACGATTCTTGTGTTCCAATGGACGGTGCAAAGGCGCCGAAACGTTGATGCATATGACGGTGTCGGATATTGATGCCTATCTGCAAAGCCGTGTTTCATCGCTGCGTCGGGTATCGCGTAAAAGTATCGCGTTGCTGCTTCGCAGCTTCATTCGTTACCTGTATGAGACGGGGCGTACCGATCGCGATCTTTCTCGGTTCATCATTGTCCCAACAACGTATGCGTACGAGTCTATTCCCTCGGCGCTAAGCCCCGCTGACATCAGCGCTGTCCTAGGCTCCACGCGCCAGGACCGTTCCCCGATAGGGCTGCGCGACTACGCCATTCTGATGATGCTGTCGACGTACGGCTTACGTGCGGGAGAGGTGACGCGACTGCGTCTGGAGGATATCGACTGGAGATCTGATCGATTTTACGTCCGTCACACCAAGACTGGATCGCAGTCAGTCTTGCCGTTGCTTCCGAGTGTCGGTGATGCTCTGCTTGACTACTTGCGACGAGGACGACCAGCCTCAGATGTGCGCGAGATATTTGTTCGCGCCCGGGCACCTTATCGTGGATTTCACAGCGGTTCCAGCTTGTACACACCAGTGCGTCGGCGACTCGAAGCGGCCGGGATATATCCAGCTGGCAAACGCGGGCCGCACGCATTTCGACATGCACGCGCTGTCAGCCTGCTTCGCGCTGAGGTTTCGGTAAAAGGGATTGGGGACCTATTGGGACACCGGTCGGCCGGGTCTACGGCCGCGTACCTGAAGTTGGCTACGGAGCACCTGCGTGGCGTAGCTCTCGAAGTCCCGAACATGGAGAAGCAGCCATGA
- a CDS encoding tyrosine-type recombinase/integrase — protein MRPIDPLPRLLQEFFYTHMLEQRNLSAHTVRSYRDTWRLFLRFSATRRKRSVAALVLGDLTAAMVGAFLQQCEQERKVTIGTRNCRLAALHSFFSFVAEREPIYAAQCAEVLRIPTKREAVRAPFYLELDEVDAIMLQPDRTSLEGLRDHALLCFLYNTGARIQEALDVSPQRIRFDPPSYVRLVGKGKKERVCPLWPETVLVLKALLKRQPRADNDPIFVNRYGAPLGASGVRYKLAQYVQAAAKTAPTLSSKRVSPHSFRHAAAVHLVAVGVDVTVIRSWLGHVSLDTTNHYAQANLATKRAALERLEPSSKRQRPPRWKRDADLLAWLDSL, from the coding sequence ATGAGACCGATTGATCCTTTGCCCAGATTGCTGCAAGAATTTTTTTACACACACATGCTGGAACAGCGCAATCTCTCAGCACATACGGTGCGATCCTATCGCGATACCTGGAGACTATTCCTGCGGTTTTCGGCTACGAGGCGCAAACGGTCCGTAGCCGCACTCGTGCTCGGCGACCTTACCGCAGCCATGGTAGGAGCCTTCTTGCAGCAATGCGAGCAAGAGCGCAAGGTCACGATCGGCACTCGAAACTGCCGACTCGCCGCGCTGCACAGCTTCTTCTCTTTTGTCGCTGAACGGGAGCCCATATACGCAGCGCAGTGCGCCGAAGTGCTGCGCATTCCCACCAAGCGTGAAGCCGTTCGCGCGCCATTCTATCTTGAGCTGGACGAAGTTGATGCGATCATGTTGCAGCCGGATCGCACAAGTCTTGAGGGCCTACGCGATCACGCGCTGCTTTGTTTTCTCTACAACACGGGCGCACGCATCCAGGAAGCGCTCGATGTTAGCCCACAGCGCATTCGCTTCGATCCACCGTCTTACGTGCGATTGGTCGGCAAGGGTAAAAAAGAGCGGGTTTGTCCTCTATGGCCAGAAACCGTTCTCGTGCTTAAGGCACTACTCAAGCGGCAACCGCGCGCGGACAACGATCCCATTTTTGTCAATCGCTATGGCGCACCTCTGGGGGCGTCCGGAGTGCGCTATAAGCTCGCTCAGTACGTTCAGGCGGCCGCAAAGACTGCTCCTACCTTGTCTTCGAAGCGCGTGTCTCCTCACAGTTTCCGGCACGCGGCTGCCGTCCACCTCGTAGCAGTGGGCGTAGACGTCACTGTGATTCGCAGCTGGCTCGGTCACGTGAGCCTGGACACGACCAATCACTATGCCCAGGCAAATCTGGCTACGAAGCGCGCGGCACTCGAGCGTCTCGAACCGAGCTCGAAGAGACAGAGACCGCCGCGATGGAAACGCGACGCTGACTTGCTTGCGTGGCTAGATTCACTTTAA
- a CDS encoding tyrosine-type recombinase/integrase: MKRIWPDADGRCIERFIRGLGTRNATTPIVYRCVLSGFQRFVMQRDRGRSLDQQTIEVWLHERITQWPLHIVFHRARLVDRFLDFLETEGSITSNPLHELRMQYGQRTTTPVVRALLSFSPETALETLRPLPRFGSFLGPLMLYHVTLMRAMGYLYETPANRFLCFDRYLQKNPHLEGQPLTVLLQEWRAILPTPEHAWQCQELGRDLARAWRRFEPTIPVPTRDRRLCQQLTQQRRRPHIYTEQEMRQLLETARRFPSPYAPLRPLSLYTMLVLAYCVGLRLGEIAGLNLGDVHLDVGEIDIRETKFFKSRTLPVPDSVVAALRDYLKARRLAGGPQQAASGLFWHQQRAGRYSYVMTEKLLVRVLRLSGVKPDRGGLGPRIHDLRHTFVANRMLAWYREGINPQARLPYLATYLGHKDINSTLAYLTITNDLLQLAGARFRAFGAHSLHVAEGVDNETD; encoded by the coding sequence ATGAAGCGAATCTGGCCAGACGCTGACGGACGTTGCATCGAACGCTTTATTCGGGGATTGGGAACTCGCAACGCAACGACGCCGATCGTTTATCGATGCGTTCTCTCCGGCTTCCAGCGGTTTGTCATGCAGCGCGATCGCGGACGATCGCTGGATCAGCAAACGATCGAAGTATGGTTGCACGAGCGAATTACACAATGGCCTTTGCACATCGTGTTTCATCGCGCGCGTCTCGTCGACCGGTTCCTTGATTTTCTCGAAACAGAGGGATCGATTACGAGCAACCCGCTACATGAACTGCGGATGCAATACGGTCAGCGAACGACAACGCCAGTAGTACGTGCACTACTATCGTTTTCCCCAGAGACAGCGCTTGAAACCTTACGTCCACTTCCCCGCTTTGGAAGCTTTCTCGGGCCACTCATGCTCTACCATGTCACGTTAATGCGCGCCATGGGCTACCTCTACGAGACGCCAGCAAACCGATTTTTATGTTTCGATCGCTATCTGCAGAAGAATCCGCATCTGGAGGGTCAACCTCTGACCGTTCTTCTCCAAGAATGGCGAGCCATACTTCCGACGCCCGAGCACGCGTGGCAGTGCCAGGAGTTGGGGCGCGATCTCGCCAGGGCGTGGCGACGCTTCGAGCCAACGATTCCCGTGCCCACGCGCGACCGTCGACTCTGTCAACAGTTGACGCAACAGCGACGACGTCCCCACATTTACACGGAGCAAGAGATGCGGCAACTGCTCGAAACCGCACGGCGATTTCCCTCACCGTATGCACCGCTTCGACCTTTGAGCTTGTACACAATGCTCGTTCTTGCATACTGCGTCGGACTACGCCTGGGAGAGATCGCAGGTCTCAACCTGGGTGACGTACATCTCGATGTGGGCGAGATCGACATTCGGGAAACGAAGTTCTTTAAATCGAGGACATTACCGGTTCCCGACAGCGTCGTGGCTGCACTGCGCGACTACTTAAAGGCGCGGCGACTGGCGGGCGGCCCACAGCAGGCCGCCTCAGGGCTGTTCTGGCATCAGCAACGGGCCGGGCGCTACTCTTACGTGATGACCGAGAAGCTTCTGGTACGTGTGCTGCGCCTCTCTGGCGTAAAGCCTGACAGAGGCGGGCTTGGACCACGCATTCATGATCTTAGGCACACGTTCGTGGCGAACCGAATGCTTGCGTGGTACCGCGAGGGAATCAATCCCCAGGCTCGCCTTCCTTATCTCGCCACGTATCTCGGCCATAAGGACATTAACTCGACTCTGGCCTATTTGACCATCACCAATGATCTGCTGCAACTGGCAGGCGCGCGCTTCCGTGCTTTCGGCGCGCACAGTCTGCACGTCGCCGAAGGAGTGGACAATGAGACCGATTGA